One window of the Suricata suricatta isolate VVHF042 chromosome 7, meerkat_22Aug2017_6uvM2_HiC, whole genome shotgun sequence genome contains the following:
- the LY6G6D gene encoding lymphocyte antigen 6 complex locus protein G6d isoform X1, translating to MRQGFTERGNYMRCYDCKGGPGSYCKETVATCREGERCGFLERKPQPGLEQNKLSGNPSVTLIHHYPACMAAHHCNQVETELVGDVTYTTHRDCCVGDLCNSAVANTVALPCFLAATVTTLAWLLPVL from the exons ATGCGACAGGGATTCACAGAGAGAG GAAACTATATGAGGTGCTACGACTGCAAAGGAGGCCCCGGCAGTTACTGCAAAGAAACCGTGGCCACCTGCAGGGAAGGAGAGCGCTGTGGCTTCCTGGAGCGCAAACCCCAGCCAGGCCTGGAACAGAACAAGCTGTCCGGAAATC CCTCAGTGACCTTGATTCATCACTATCCAGCCTGCATGGCAGCCCATCATTGCAATCAAGTGGAAACAGAGTTGGTGGGAGATGTGACTTACACAACCCACAGAGACTGCTGCGTCGGAGACCTGTGCAACAGCGCTGTGGCAAACACTGTGGCCCTGCCATGCTTCCTAGCTGCAACAGTCACCACACTGGCCTGGCTCTTGCCAGTATTGTAA
- the LY6G6D gene encoding lymphocyte antigen 6 complex locus protein G6d isoform X2, translating to MRCYDCKGGPGSYCKETVATCREGERCGFLERKPQPGLEQNKLSGNPSVTLIHHYPACMAAHHCNQVETELVGDVTYTTHRDCCVGDLCNSAVANTVALPCFLAATVTTLAWLLPVL from the exons ATGAGGTGCTACGACTGCAAAGGAGGCCCCGGCAGTTACTGCAAAGAAACCGTGGCCACCTGCAGGGAAGGAGAGCGCTGTGGCTTCCTGGAGCGCAAACCCCAGCCAGGCCTGGAACAGAACAAGCTGTCCGGAAATC CCTCAGTGACCTTGATTCATCACTATCCAGCCTGCATGGCAGCCCATCATTGCAATCAAGTGGAAACAGAGTTGGTGGGAGATGTGACTTACACAACCCACAGAGACTGCTGCGTCGGAGACCTGTGCAACAGCGCTGTGGCAAACACTGTGGCCCTGCCATGCTTCCTAGCTGCAACAGTCACCACACTGGCCTGGCTCTTGCCAGTATTGTAA